The Paenibacillus sophorae genome has a segment encoding these proteins:
- a CDS encoding DUF6133 family protein has translation MKKWLKAVQQKTMNAVMLTKQALNNRRAEGFVDTAVKILMAVVIGALVLAGLYLLFEDTILPTLTQRIKEMFNYKG, from the coding sequence ATGAAAAAGTGGTTGAAAGCGGTACAACAGAAGACGATGAACGCGGTTATGCTGACGAAACAGGCGCTGAACAATCGGCGGGCCGAAGGATTCGTGGATACCGCTGTTAAGATTTTGATGGCCGTGGTGATCGGGGCACTGGTACTGGCCGGGTTGTATCTGCTGTTTGAAGATACCATATTGCCTACACTGACGCAGCGGATCAAGGAAATGTTCAATTACAAAGGATGA
- a CDS encoding DUF6550 family protein — translation MKRKTWGLIGGLMVVGIVAIWTVWPHSQSDVTPVMPAATSSATPSDVTIKDIQQSPSAASPSPSPSPVVVAEIKPQPAISEAPVLQPEKETKQVEVPISEPKKTPAPTEPPKPKVKETEKAQSPASPPVYEEKETQPNKQAAEPKAGDKNSKGQVYFPGFGWVDDSGPNQETTVGKEGDELTGNKVGTMD, via the coding sequence ATGAAACGAAAAACCTGGGGACTTATCGGGGGACTTATGGTCGTAGGAATTGTCGCCATATGGACCGTCTGGCCTCACTCTCAAAGCGATGTAACCCCTGTGATGCCAGCAGCCACTTCGTCAGCTACTCCATCGGATGTAACGATCAAAGATATTCAGCAAAGTCCTTCAGCGGCTTCGCCTAGTCCAAGCCCTTCTCCTGTTGTCGTTGCCGAGATTAAGCCGCAACCGGCTATTTCCGAAGCTCCTGTCCTTCAACCGGAAAAAGAAACGAAACAGGTAGAGGTTCCGATTAGCGAACCGAAAAAGACCCCCGCTCCTACGGAACCACCGAAACCAAAGGTAAAAGAAACCGAAAAAGCACAGTCTCCGGCTTCTCCACCTGTCTATGAGGAAAAAGAGACTCAACCGAATAAACAAGCTGCCGAGCCGAAAGCGGGAGATAAGAATAGCAAAGGACAGGTTTATTTTCCCGGTTTTGGTTGGGTAGATGATAGCGGACCAAACCAAGAAACCACAGTTGGAAAAGAAGGTGACGAGTTAACTGGTAATAAAGTAGGGACAATGGATTAA
- a CDS encoding Mbov_0395 family pilin-like conjugal transfer protein yields the protein MTNGKLPVQFPSLIRIAATTAYAFCWSLLTSPSAFAESIKDSKLATGTEKLIGDVTTWLMILAPVVAGLLIIYFCIRRSAADEMDTKKWNNRIIVAIVSCIGAVLGSATLNIIIGYYK from the coding sequence ATGACGAACGGCAAGCTGCCGGTTCAATTTCCATCACTGATTCGCATTGCGGCAACAACCGCATACGCTTTCTGCTGGAGCTTGCTGACCTCCCCCTCTGCCTTTGCCGAGAGTATTAAGGACAGCAAACTGGCGACGGGAACTGAAAAGCTGATTGGGGATGTGACCACCTGGCTGATGATTTTGGCTCCTGTTGTGGCGGGATTGCTTATCATTTATTTTTGTATTCGCCGTTCCGCCGCCGACGAAATGGATACCAAAAAATGGAACAATCGAATTATAGTCGCAATTGTTTCCTGCATCGGTGCGGTGCTAGGTTCAGCAACCTTAAACATTATTATCGGCTATTACAAGTAA
- a CDS encoding conjugal transfer protein TrbL family protein, giving the protein MEKILLLLIIALLNGSLVYLDNLLKEIIPISLYAEKYMTLTTGANLLEDLYDIVFAFGVALMILKFLKKGFEIYVLWTDGDPDEEPLFLLTNFFKAMAVAICFPSVYTWLGQIVEDLTDRLLAVIGQSTQYNWQMWVNALESAGLVTAVFGLIFIICFFILYFQFLMRGLEMFILRVGIPLACAGLLDNDKGVFRAYAQKFTQSMLAVVIQIALAKLGVGLMLQNHVFWGMACMMLAIKTPRFLSDFILTTGGGGGVVNNVYHSVKLVGMARKMMKAG; this is encoded by the coding sequence TTGGAAAAAATTCTGTTGCTGCTCATCATCGCGCTTTTAAACGGCTCTCTGGTGTATCTGGACAATTTGTTGAAAGAGATTATTCCCATCTCCCTGTATGCGGAAAAATACATGACCCTGACCACCGGAGCAAATCTGCTGGAAGACCTGTACGACATTGTGTTTGCTTTCGGCGTGGCTCTGATGATCCTCAAGTTTCTCAAGAAAGGCTTTGAAATCTATGTGCTGTGGACAGACGGCGACCCGGATGAAGAACCGCTGTTCCTGTTGACCAACTTCTTCAAAGCGATGGCTGTAGCGATTTGCTTCCCCAGCGTTTATACCTGGCTAGGGCAAATCGTGGAAGACTTGACGGACCGATTGCTGGCGGTCATTGGCCAATCCACTCAGTATAACTGGCAAATGTGGGTCAATGCTTTGGAATCGGCAGGATTGGTGACAGCCGTGTTCGGGCTGATCTTTATCATTTGCTTCTTTATTCTCTACTTTCAATTTCTCATGCGGGGCTTGGAAATGTTTATCCTGCGTGTCGGCATTCCTCTGGCTTGTGCGGGACTTTTGGACAACGACAAGGGCGTATTTCGCGCTTATGCCCAAAAGTTTACCCAATCCATGCTGGCGGTGGTAATCCAGATTGCACTCGCCAAACTGGGCGTGGGGCTGATGCTGCAAAACCATGTCTTTTGGGGCATGGCCTGCATGATGCTGGCGATCAAGACGCCGCGCTTCCTCTCCGACTTTATTCTTACAACCGGTGGCGGAGGCGGTGTGGTGAACAATGTCTATCACTCAGTCAAGCTGGTGGGCATGGCCCGTAAGATGATGAAGGCCGGGTGA
- the cpaB gene encoding Flp pilus assembly protein CpaB, producing the protein MKKLFRNRTVLGATCILLSLVLCLGIAPLLNRTASEQTEIVRIVKDVSKGALVTAEQVETVKVGAYQLPADILKSADAVIGQYAAVDLKKGDYLLPAKLSATPLDAYLNRLNGSKQAISVTIKSLAAGLSGKLQPSDIVTLIASDYGELRTTTMPPELQYVEVLAVTASSGQDAQSNSNAPADKEEDEKELPSTLTLLVLPEQAQLLADLENKGKLHAALVYRGDAVTAQQFIDKQDAYFTAKQAKTEEAAHD; encoded by the coding sequence TTGAAAAAACTTTTCCGAAATCGCACTGTCCTAGGCGCAACGTGCATTCTGCTCTCCCTCGTACTATGCCTGGGCATTGCACCGCTTTTAAACCGGACGGCCAGCGAACAGACCGAAATTGTCCGCATCGTCAAGGACGTATCCAAAGGCGCACTGGTTACTGCTGAACAGGTAGAAACCGTTAAAGTGGGAGCCTACCAGCTGCCAGCCGATATCCTGAAATCCGCCGATGCCGTCATCGGCCAGTACGCTGCGGTAGACCTGAAAAAAGGAGACTATCTGCTGCCTGCCAAACTGTCCGCGACTCCGCTGGACGCTTATCTGAACCGGCTAAACGGCAGCAAGCAGGCCATCTCCGTTACCATCAAAAGCCTGGCCGCTGGATTGTCCGGCAAGCTGCAACCCAGCGACATTGTGACTCTCATCGCCTCCGACTACGGCGAGCTTCGTACCACCACCATGCCGCCGGAACTGCAATATGTGGAGGTGCTGGCCGTCACCGCCAGCAGCGGTCAGGATGCCCAATCAAATAGCAATGCACCTGCTGACAAAGAGGAAGATGAAAAAGAATTGCCATCCACCTTGACGTTGCTGGTGCTGCCAGAGCAAGCGCAGCTTTTAGCCGACCTGGAGAATAAGGGTAAGCTTCACGCGGCGCTCGTATACCGGGGAGACGCCGTCACCGCCCAACAGTTTATCGACAAGCAGGATGCCTACTTTACCGCCAAACAGGCCAAAACGGAGGAAGCTGCCCATGACTGA
- a CDS encoding JAB domain-containing protein, with protein MTSPELAGSYFSAFLSGLRDRELFMVVFLDNSNQIIETRILSEGGIAEAPIYPRNVLKAALNCDCTSVILAHNHPGGSLKPSWEDLLLTERMTAIFEPLHINILDHIIIGGTGYASLAQLGQMPKAAEKSASYEAITFKSQEEPASYSAFEMLAVATEEAAFDEEWER; from the coding sequence ATCACCTCCCCGGAACTGGCGGGCAGCTACTTCTCCGCTTTTTTAAGCGGACTACGGGATCGGGAACTGTTTATGGTCGTATTTTTGGATAATAGCAATCAAATCATTGAAACTCGCATCCTTTCCGAAGGGGGCATTGCCGAAGCGCCAATTTATCCACGAAATGTTCTGAAAGCCGCACTGAACTGTGATTGCACTTCGGTTATTTTAGCCCACAATCATCCGGGCGGCAGTTTAAAACCATCTTGGGAAGACCTCCTGCTAACGGAACGGATGACGGCCATCTTTGAACCGTTACACATCAACATTTTGGATCACATCATTATTGGCGGCACGGGCTATGCTTCTCTCGCCCAGTTAGGGCAGATGCCTAAAGCGGCAGAGAAATCCGCCAGCTATGAAGCCATTACGTTCAAAAGCCAGGAAGAACCGGCCTCTTACTCCGCTTTCGAGATGCTGGCCGTGGCGACGGAGGAAGCTGCCTTTGATGAAGAATGGGAGCGATAA
- a CDS encoding VirD4-like conjugal transfer protein, CD1115 family yields the protein MILHPKNIPRETKTTNPPAAAFPPPKVSSGGIVLGLRQERDRERLYYIGDDVHSLSIGATRSGKSRTVVLQSIGLLALAGESMVISDPKGELHDYSSVLLKKLGYEVWTLDFRHPEKSHHYNLLQPVINATLAGNQEQAEMLAWDMTNVLVGKAQGEKIWTNGEMSVIAASILSVVWDNAKRSEYQNMTNVYWFLAEMNKQMGNKTPMQEYIKRLPQHHPALALLSISDIAPSRTKGSFYTSALTTLRLFTSKSIYAITHKSDFSLASLGEKKQALFIILPDEKTTFYPVASLMVSQLYELLTAEADKRGGRLKRRVNFLLDEFGNFTPIADFTNKLTVGGGRGMRFNLFLQSFEQLKEKYDDHAASTIKSNCQTWIYLQADDLETLREISEKLGTYTTSSYQLSASHGKYSTPSTSHSLNLLERKLLTVDEVRRVSRPYQIVLSRSHPAMMYAPDLGAWAFNRMMGLGDKEHNRKVREERERKRPILTDTTQEVKLWNIWIYYQKDIARQLAEQRQQAVGTSGGFIPPASDE from the coding sequence ATGATCTTGCATCCGAAAAACATTCCGCGCGAAACGAAAACAACTAACCCGCCTGCCGCTGCCTTTCCCCCGCCGAAAGTATCGTCTGGCGGTATCGTGCTGGGGCTGCGCCAGGAACGAGACCGAGAGCGGCTCTACTACATTGGTGACGATGTTCATTCCCTTAGCATCGGGGCCACTCGCAGCGGCAAGTCCCGGACGGTGGTGCTGCAATCCATTGGCCTCTTAGCGCTGGCAGGAGAGTCGATGGTTATCTCCGACCCCAAAGGGGAGCTGCACGATTACAGCAGCGTGCTGCTAAAAAAGCTGGGTTATGAGGTTTGGACGCTCGATTTTCGTCACCCGGAAAAGAGCCATCATTACAACCTGCTTCAGCCTGTTATTAACGCGACCTTGGCGGGCAATCAGGAGCAGGCGGAAATGCTGGCCTGGGACATGACCAATGTTCTCGTAGGCAAAGCCCAAGGGGAGAAAATCTGGACCAATGGGGAAATGTCCGTGATTGCCGCCTCCATCCTTAGTGTCGTGTGGGACAATGCCAAGCGCTCCGAATACCAGAACATGACCAACGTGTATTGGTTTCTCGCGGAAATGAATAAACAGATGGGCAACAAAACACCGATGCAGGAATACATCAAGCGCTTGCCGCAGCATCATCCCGCCCTAGCGCTGCTCAGTATTTCCGACATCGCGCCCTCCCGCACCAAGGGCAGCTTCTACACTTCGGCCTTGACGACCCTACGGTTGTTTACCTCCAAATCCATTTATGCAATCACCCACAAAAGCGACTTTTCTTTAGCCAGCCTTGGCGAAAAGAAACAGGCGCTTTTTATTATTCTGCCCGACGAGAAGACGACCTTTTACCCGGTTGCTTCTCTGATGGTTTCCCAGCTTTATGAATTACTGACCGCCGAAGCCGACAAACGGGGCGGGCGCTTGAAGCGGCGCGTCAACTTTTTGCTGGACGAATTCGGCAACTTTACCCCTATTGCTGACTTTACTAACAAGCTGACCGTAGGCGGCGGACGTGGGATGCGCTTCAACCTGTTTTTGCAAAGCTTTGAGCAGCTCAAAGAGAAATACGACGACCATGCCGCCAGCACGATCAAGAGCAATTGCCAAACATGGATTTACTTGCAGGCCGACGACCTGGAGACATTGCGGGAAATCAGCGAGAAGCTGGGGACGTATACCACCTCCAGCTACCAGCTATCCGCATCTCATGGCAAATACTCCACGCCAAGCACTTCGCACTCCCTCAATTTATTGGAGCGTAAGCTTTTGACGGTGGATGAAGTGCGGCGCGTGTCCCGGCCTTACCAGATCGTCCTCTCCCGCAGTCACCCGGCCATGATGTACGCCCCGGACCTTGGCGCGTGGGCCTTCAATCGGATGATGGGTCTGGGCGACAAGGAGCATAACCGCAAGGTACGGGAAGAACGTGAGCGGAAGCGCCCGATTTTAACAGATACGACTCAGGAGGTGAAACTGTGGAACATTTGGATTTACTATCAAAAGGACATTGCCCGGCAACTGGCCGAACAGCGGCAGCAGGCGGTGGGAACTTCCGGCGGGTTTATCCCTCCGGCCTCCGACGAATGA
- a CDS encoding prepilin peptidase: protein MALEGAEEAMIGLLLPVMVLQGVLFTALLFCTSLHDLKTRQIPDSLPLAIGAVGLLHFSPFPAFFGLLVTGLPYLIAAMLSKGKIGGGDIKLMAACGFVLGPAYGTLQSMIGLSLVLLVAAGIGFRFGFQTAKQTALPLAPFLSAGGVLAFLIS, encoded by the coding sequence ATGGCACTGGAAGGAGCAGAAGAAGCCATGATCGGACTACTGCTGCCGGTTATGGTCCTTCAAGGCGTTCTGTTTACCGCTTTACTGTTTTGCACCAGTCTTCACGACCTGAAGACGCGACAGATCCCGGACAGCCTGCCCTTGGCAATCGGCGCTGTCGGGCTGTTGCACTTCTCCCCCTTCCCCGCTTTCTTCGGGCTGCTTGTTACAGGCTTGCCATATCTGATTGCCGCCATGCTTTCCAAGGGCAAAATCGGCGGCGGCGACATCAAGCTGATGGCCGCTTGCGGGTTTGTGCTGGGACCTGCCTATGGCACCTTACAAAGCATGATCGGTTTATCCCTAGTACTGCTCGTTGCCGCCGGAATCGGCTTCCGCTTTGGCTTTCAAACCGCCAAGCAAACCGCGCTGCCGCTAGCTCCGTTTTTGTCCGCCGGCGGCGTTTTGGCGTTTCTCATTTCATAG
- the mobP3 gene encoding MobP3 family relaxase, with protein MSALIYKQRFFHPNHPKTALSNYVHIGYIATRPGTVRHENMSHGLFGKQRPGELQAFDSWQEVARIARQISQQGKNMYRSVISFRKETALELGLTDFTDWQHYIEQHITTLAAHNRIKTENLCWAAAFHYELDHPHLHVVFWDKAQTIMKNFTHPEVPNLIRKQLIKDTFAYKIKEFCAQRDQFKSGVIEVTDSIVEEFEAYLKRLDPKAFQTFQLRFEQEDEDSLLRFPKHHLVEPASVKLLAEKLFVLRRHMPKTGRLAYKLIPPETKALLDALVQDLLQDNRYLAQMVEDYVQAKLNLAMLYDSDPEHLDKHRAKYQAESEKRIVNRILSTIRTIIKLEKEAAFDIRQANRQYAMAEQLLLDLLNLMEGLFTRAQLDYDDKTKVLGGDLSKQAKKEWLLRHKDQGMER; from the coding sequence ATGTCGGCCCTGATCTATAAGCAGCGATTTTTCCATCCCAACCACCCTAAAACCGCTCTCAGCAATTATGTTCACATCGGGTATATTGCCACCCGCCCCGGCACGGTGCGACATGAGAACATGTCCCACGGACTGTTCGGCAAACAGCGGCCTGGCGAATTGCAGGCATTTGATTCTTGGCAGGAGGTAGCCCGCATTGCCCGGCAAATCTCTCAGCAAGGCAAGAACATGTACCGCAGCGTCATCTCCTTTCGCAAGGAAACGGCGCTGGAATTGGGGCTGACCGATTTTACCGACTGGCAGCACTATATCGAGCAGCATATCACCACCCTTGCCGCCCACAACCGGATCAAGACGGAAAATTTGTGCTGGGCTGCTGCTTTTCATTACGAGCTAGACCATCCCCATCTTCATGTCGTGTTTTGGGATAAAGCGCAGACGATCATGAAAAATTTCACGCATCCTGAAGTTCCCAACCTCATCCGCAAGCAGCTCATCAAAGATACCTTTGCCTACAAAATCAAGGAATTTTGCGCCCAGCGAGATCAATTCAAATCGGGCGTAATCGAAGTGACAGACAGCATCGTGGAAGAATTTGAAGCCTACCTGAAACGGCTGGACCCGAAAGCGTTCCAAACTTTCCAGCTTCGTTTTGAGCAGGAGGATGAGGATTCCTTGCTTCGCTTCCCGAAGCATCACCTGGTGGAACCAGCATCGGTCAAGCTGTTGGCGGAAAAGCTGTTTGTGCTGCGCCGTCACATGCCCAAGACCGGCAGGTTGGCCTATAAACTGATACCACCGGAGACAAAGGCGCTGCTGGATGCGCTGGTGCAGGACTTGCTGCAAGACAACCGCTATCTGGCGCAGATGGTGGAGGATTACGTGCAGGCCAAGCTGAACCTGGCCATGCTCTACGACTCCGACCCGGAGCATTTGGACAAGCACCGCGCCAAGTATCAGGCGGAATCGGAAAAGCGAATTGTAAACCGTATTCTCTCTACGATCCGCACGATTATTAAGCTGGAGAAAGAGGCTGCGTTTGACATCCGGCAGGCCAATCGGCAGTACGCAATGGCAGAGCAACTGCTTCTTGACCTGCTGAACCTGATGGAAGGCTTGTTTACGCGCGCTCAGTTGGACTACGATGACAAAACCAAAGTGTTAGGTGGAGATTTATCCAAGCAAGCGAAGAAAGAATGGCTGCTCCGGCATAAGGATCAAGGCATGGAAAGATAA
- a CDS encoding DUF4320 family protein: MPFIRCKRGEGYVDVVVLVLAAMLCVALAVKVFPVFVAKHQLDTYATELAREAEISGRVGSETSQRAAELQAQTGLHPTVSWNRTGQIQIDEEVTVTLQTTVNIGLFGSFGSFPIELTARATGKSEVYVRLVSGQSA, translated from the coding sequence ATGCCATTCATTCGATGCAAACGCGGCGAAGGCTATGTGGATGTGGTTGTTCTGGTGCTGGCCGCGATGCTGTGCGTTGCGCTAGCCGTTAAGGTGTTTCCGGTGTTCGTAGCCAAGCATCAACTGGACACCTATGCAACCGAACTGGCGCGGGAAGCGGAGATTTCCGGCAGAGTCGGGTCGGAGACCTCGCAGCGGGCTGCGGAATTGCAGGCGCAGACGGGGTTACACCCCACCGTCTCCTGGAACAGAACCGGGCAGATCCAGATTGATGAAGAAGTGACCGTAACGCTGCAAACCACCGTCAACATCGGTTTGTTTGGCAGCTTTGGTTCCTTCCCTATTGAACTGACTGCCAGGGCCACCGGAAAAAGCGAGGTGTACGTGCGCCTTGTTTCTGGACAATCTGCGTAG
- a CDS encoding CpaF/VirB11 family protein has translation MSQASLFFSATESKPFAHVLKEMQAYLSGKYATLMSRRPEEQKQQIIAYMGQYLTDHRLHVPGLTFDELIDRLYAEMVEYSFLTRYLFSREVEELNINGYNDVKISYTDGRIVPADEQFATPEHAVDVIRRLLHQSGMILDYSQPIVRGHLANNIRITVFGVPVTDKEKGIAASIRIINPQKLAREDFIQSGTATAEMLDFLSLCLRYGLSMCVTGATGSGKTTLMSWLLSTIPYDKRIFTIEQGCREFDLVMTDENGHVLNNVVHTVTRASEDPRQNIDQEKLLEFALTANPDIICVGEMKSAEAFAAQEAARTGHTVITTTHANSCLATYYRMVTLCTQKYEMNDNTLYNLVTEAFPLVLFVKKLEDNTRRIMEITECGILPDGTREIRTLYRYAVHSTWEENGQIRIEGGYEKVNDISPGLQKRLLENGLPLHQLQSLLQGGEAS, from the coding sequence ATGAGCCAAGCTTCCCTCTTTTTCTCCGCAACAGAATCCAAGCCCTTTGCCCATGTGCTAAAAGAGATGCAAGCCTATCTCTCCGGCAAATACGCCACCCTTATGAGCCGCCGCCCGGAGGAGCAAAAGCAGCAGATTATCGCCTACATGGGCCAGTATCTCACTGATCACCGCCTGCATGTGCCTGGACTCACCTTTGATGAACTGATCGACCGGCTGTATGCCGAGATGGTAGAATACTCCTTCCTGACCCGCTACCTGTTTTCAAGGGAGGTGGAGGAACTAAACATCAACGGCTACAACGATGTGAAAATCAGCTATACGGATGGACGCATCGTTCCCGCCGATGAACAGTTTGCTACGCCGGAACATGCGGTAGACGTCATCCGGCGGCTATTGCACCAGTCCGGGATGATTCTGGACTACTCGCAGCCGATTGTCCGCGGGCATCTGGCGAACAATATCCGCATTACCGTCTTTGGCGTGCCGGTGACAGATAAAGAAAAAGGGATTGCCGCCTCCATTCGGATCATCAACCCGCAAAAGCTGGCGCGGGAGGATTTCATCCAGAGCGGCACCGCCACCGCCGAGATGCTGGATTTTTTAAGCCTATGTTTGCGCTACGGCCTCTCCATGTGCGTTACCGGAGCAACCGGCAGCGGCAAAACGACATTGATGAGCTGGCTGCTATCCACCATCCCTTATGATAAAAGAATTTTCACCATTGAGCAGGGTTGCCGCGAGTTTGATCTTGTGATGACAGACGAAAACGGCCATGTGCTGAACAACGTGGTTCATACGGTGACTCGTGCCAGTGAAGACCCCCGCCAGAACATCGACCAGGAAAAGCTGCTGGAATTTGCCCTGACCGCCAACCCGGATATTATCTGTGTAGGGGAGATGAAATCTGCCGAAGCGTTTGCTGCCCAGGAAGCGGCTCGTACCGGGCATACCGTCATTACCACGACTCATGCCAACTCCTGCCTGGCCACTTATTACCGGATGGTGACGCTTTGCACGCAAAAATACGAGATGAACGACAACACCCTGTATAACCTGGTCACAGAGGCGTTCCCGCTGGTGCTGTTCGTGAAAAAGCTGGAGGACAATACGCGGAGAATCATGGAAATAACCGAATGCGGCATCCTGCCGGATGGAACCCGCGAGATTCGCACTCTCTACCGCTATGCCGTTCATTCCACTTGGGAAGAAAACGGACAAATTCGGATCGAAGGCGGTTATGAGAAGGTAAACGACATCTCGCCCGGCTTGCAAAAGCGGCTGCTGGAAAACGGCTTGCCGCTCCATCAACTTCAATCTCTGCTCCAAGGCGGTGAAGCGTCATGA
- the ltrA gene encoding group II intron reverse transcriptase/maturase: MAQQFDYPKSETDLRNTLDALYQIAKTAFENGNRPSLTGLIELMSAEATIITAIHNIKSNKGSHTPGVDSKVMGKDYLQKPYKWVIQDIQRAFMNYKPQKIRRVHIDKPGKTEKRPLGIPTIRDRIVQECVRIVLEPILEAQFYKHSYGFRPMRDAQMALDRVVSLVHLTGYYWIVEGDISKCFDRINHTILLKRLYHLGIKDRRVIQMVKAMLKAGVLDECEVNEDGTPQGGLCSPLLANVYLDILDEWVTKQWENKRTAYNYKRHDMKLEALRKRSALTPGYLVRYADDFVIITDSRQHAEDWKARIQQFLNKDMKLNLSSEKTLITDVRKKHIHFLGYEYKVVRGKARNGHIPRTLPDRKRLKQKVNTIAQSIKGIPRCTSREQVVREINRVNSQIRGIVNYYQCCTWVNIAVQKYAHRLRLTAKQRLKQYNGIWIPAKDTQNLPRVHEKYTRGIPAINYLDSYIGITDLSFCKWERTYAKNPEETPFTAEGRQLYFERTKRTRINNRLDEIYNERTSEVILYSPWGRHYNFEFYMNRAYALNRDRLKCRVCGGWLISHTPYTHRINPGLPEDKVNKVSNLVSMHKQCFEAVNDPNTDISEFEPKARRKIMTYREKLDNSHVKRLH; encoded by the coding sequence ATGGCACAACAATTCGACTACCCCAAATCGGAAACAGACCTGCGCAACACACTTGACGCACTATACCAAATAGCAAAAACAGCGTTTGAGAATGGAAATAGGCCATCTCTCACAGGGTTGATTGAACTCATGTCGGCGGAAGCAACCATTATCACGGCCATACACAACATCAAGTCTAACAAAGGAAGCCATACTCCAGGAGTAGACTCCAAGGTCATGGGCAAGGACTATCTGCAAAAACCATACAAATGGGTCATTCAAGATATCCAGCGCGCATTTATGAACTATAAACCTCAGAAAATACGTCGGGTGCACATCGACAAGCCTGGCAAAACCGAGAAGCGCCCATTGGGTATACCAACTATTCGGGACAGAATCGTCCAGGAATGCGTGAGAATTGTGCTGGAACCGATATTGGAGGCCCAATTCTATAAACATTCCTACGGATTTCGTCCTATGCGGGATGCACAAATGGCGCTGGATCGGGTGGTTTCGCTCGTACACCTGACGGGATACTACTGGATTGTCGAGGGCGACATCAGCAAATGCTTTGACCGTATCAATCACACCATACTGCTCAAAAGGCTGTACCATCTAGGCATCAAGGACAGACGAGTGATTCAAATGGTCAAGGCTATGCTGAAAGCCGGGGTTTTAGATGAGTGCGAGGTCAACGAAGACGGCACACCTCAGGGTGGCCTCTGTAGTCCCCTGCTTGCCAATGTTTATCTGGATATTCTGGATGAATGGGTTACAAAGCAATGGGAGAACAAGAGGACAGCCTACAACTACAAAAGGCACGATATGAAACTTGAGGCCTTGCGAAAGAGAAGTGCGCTGACACCTGGATATCTTGTGAGATATGCGGATGACTTTGTTATCATCACAGATTCTCGCCAACACGCGGAAGATTGGAAAGCGAGAATACAGCAATTTCTAAACAAAGACATGAAGCTCAATCTATCCTCCGAAAAAACGCTGATTACAGATGTGCGCAAGAAACACATTCACTTCCTTGGATACGAATACAAAGTGGTAAGAGGGAAAGCGAGAAACGGCCATATCCCCAGAACACTGCCCGACAGGAAACGGCTGAAGCAAAAGGTTAACACGATCGCGCAAAGCATCAAAGGAATACCTCGTTGCACCAGTCGAGAACAGGTTGTCCGAGAAATCAATCGGGTGAATAGTCAAATACGGGGAATTGTAAACTACTATCAGTGCTGCACATGGGTTAATATCGCAGTTCAGAAGTACGCTCATAGACTGCGACTGACTGCCAAGCAGAGGCTCAAGCAGTACAACGGCATATGGATACCTGCCAAGGACACTCAGAATTTGCCGAGAGTTCACGAGAAGTATACAAGAGGAATTCCCGCGATTAACTATCTGGACTCCTATATTGGAATAACCGACCTGTCATTTTGCAAGTGGGAAAGAACCTATGCCAAGAATCCAGAGGAGACTCCATTCACCGCCGAAGGCCGACAACTTTATTTTGAACGGACGAAAAGAACGCGAATCAACAACCGTCTGGACGAAATATACAACGAGCGAACGTCTGAGGTTATCCTCTATAGCCCCTGGGGAAGACACTACAACTTTGAATTTTACATGAACCGGGCCTATGCTCTCAATCGGGACAGGCTAAAATGCAGAGTCTGCGGCGGCTGGCTTATATCTCATACGCCGTATACCCACCGGATTAACCCGGGATTGCCAGAGGACAAGGTGAACAAGGTATCCAATCTGGTATCCATGCATAAACAGTGTTTTGAGGCCGTAAACGATCCCAATACCGATATCAGCGAGTTTGAACCCAAGGCGCGCAGGAAAATCATGACTTACAGGGAAAAACTGGACAATTCACATGTAAAACGACTGCATTGA